The DNA window ACCGTCTGGTCTCCGCGGAACCGCCCCGCCGCGTAGCCGCGCAGCGTGTTCTGGCCACCGAGGTAGTACTGCTCCTGGATCGGCAGCGGGCCGCTCGCGGCGCCGACGTGCACGTGGCCCACGAACGTGGACCCCGGTCCCGCCGGGAAGAAGCGCGCGTAGTCGATCTCGTACTTCTGGAAGTTGAAGTTGCCGCCGATCGCCGTGAAGGCCGACTCGAGTTGCAGCGTCACGTGTTCGCCGGACGTCGGGTCCAGCCGATCGTCGCGGGTGTCTTTGACCGCCCCCAACAGCACGGCGTTGACCAGGCCGGGCGTGAACGTAAACCCGGCCGGCGGCGCGGTGCCCTGGCTCGGCGACGCGAACGTCGTGCTCACGGACTTGATCCCGTAGGTAACGGCGTAGACCGGCGTCGGGCCGGGGCTGAGCGGCTGCGTGAAGATGATGCTGCCGCCCGTCTGGTACATGTTGTAACTGAACGAATTGGCGAGCCCCAGCGAGTAGTCGGTGGGGATCGAGGTGATGTTGAACCCCTCGAAGTCCGCCGCGATCCGCGTCCCGAGGAAATACGGCTCCCGGAACGTGATGCTGTACCCGCCGCCGTTCAACGCGCTGCTGCTGTACTGGGCGATGAGCGTCTGACCGTTTCCGCCGAAGTTGATGTCACGGTAGGACAGGATTCCCTCCAGGCCGGTCACGGTCGAGTACCCGGCCCCGAAGCCCACGGATCCGGTCTTCTGCTCGGTCACGACGATGGTCACATCCACGGTATCGGGGGTCGTGCCCGGCCCCGGCTGCGCCTTCACATCCGAAAAGTACTGCAGCTGGAAGAGCCGCTTCAGGCTGGCGTTGACGGCGTTGGCGTTGAAGACGTCCCCCGGCTTGAACTGCAGTTCGCGCCGCACCACGTAATCCTTCGTCTTGACCAGCCCCTGAATCTTGACGGCCTCGATGCGGCCTTCGGCCAGCGTGATCGTCAGCACGCCCTGGTCGCTCACGGCCACGTCCGACACGCGGGCCAGGATGTAGCCGCGGTCCTGGTACAGTTTCTCGACGGCGCGGGCGCCCTCACGAACCGACACGGTGTTGAGGACCTGACCGGTCTGGACGCCGAGGGCCTTCGTGATGTCCGGCGTGGCGACGACCGTGTTGCCGTTGATGACGATGGAGCTGACCACCGGGTTCTCGACGACGACGAAGACGACGCGGACGCCCTCCGGCAACGGCTCCACCCGCACGACCGCGTCCGCGAACAGGCCGGTCCCGAGGATCGCCTGGACGTCGTTGCGGAGTTTGTCTTCGTTGAGCGGATCGTTCGCCTTGGTCGAGACGACCCCCAGCACCTGATCGGTTGGGACGTGCACGTTGCCCTGCACGACGACCTCCACCACGCGCTGGGGCGGGACGTTCTGCGGCGGAACGCCGGGTTGCGGCACGAACGGCGACGGCGCGGCCGGAGGTAGTACGGGAGCCGACGGAGGGGCGGTCGGCGTCACGGGCTGGACGGGTGTGGTCGGCGTGACGGGCTGGGCGGGGGCGGTCGGCGTGACAGGCTGGGCGGGGGTGGTCGGTGTGACAGGCTGGGCGGGTGCGGGCTGGGCGGGCTGCGGGGGGGGAGCGGTCGGCGTCTGGGCCCGCAGGAGCGCCGGCGGCGCCGAGAATCCGGCCAGCGCGGAGCCGATCCAGAACCCGCCCAGCACGGGCCCTGCGATGGCGACCGCGCACACCGCCGCTGCGAGCGCGCGCACTCGTCCCTGTTTCCTGTGCTCGTTGGGTGCGGTCACACCGACCTCCGTCTCGGAATATCCGGCGCGGTCCCGCCCCTCGTCGGGGCGTGCCCGTCCGCTTAGAACGTCGGCGAAGGCGTCCTGAGATCCACGGGCACGGCAAGTTGCAGTGAGCCGCCGGACGGCCCGGTTGCGCGGTCCTGCCCTTGACCAGCCATCAAGAATTGCCCTGAGTCGAGCCGCACGAAGGTCCGGTCGGCCCCGTTACCGGGCGGCGCCGGCGCTTCGTGGGCGATGACGGTCCCATGCGGCGCACCCCCCCCTGTCAGGGCCAAGGCGCGGATCGACGTGTACGCCGCCCCGGCGGCCAGGACCGCCGCCGCGGCAATGGCCGCCGCGGCGCGCCGGCCTGCCCCCCTGCCCCCCATCGGGGGAGCGAGGGGGCCTGCCCCCCGGCCCCGCAGGCGGAGGGACGAGGGGCCTTCCTCGAGGCCGGCCTCGCGCGC is part of the bacterium genome and encodes:
- a CDS encoding POTRA domain-containing protein, with product MTAPNEHRKQGRVRALAAAVCAVAIAGPVLGGFWIGSALAGFSAPPALLRAQTPTAPPPQPAQPAPAQPVTPTTPAQPVTPTAPAQPVTPTTPVQPVTPTAPPSAPVLPPAAPSPFVPQPGVPPQNVPPQRVVEVVVQGNVHVPTDQVLGVVSTKANDPLNEDKLRNDVQAILGTGLFADAVVRVEPLPEGVRVVFVVVENPVVSSIVINGNTVVATPDITKALGVQTGQVLNTVSVREGARAVEKLYQDRGYILARVSDVAVSDQGVLTITLAEGRIEAVKIQGLVKTKDYVVRRELQFKPGDVFNANAVNASLKRLFQLQYFSDVKAQPGPGTTPDTVDVTIVVTEQKTGSVGFGAGYSTVTGLEGILSYRDINFGGNGQTLIAQYSSSALNGGGYSITFREPYFLGTRIAADFEGFNITSIPTDYSLGLANSFSYNMYQTGGSIIFTQPLSPGPTPVYAVTYGIKSVSTTFASPSQGTAPPAGFTFTPGLVNAVLLGAVKDTRDDRLDPTSGEHVTLQLESAFTAIGGNFNFQKYEIDYARFFPAGPGSTFVGHVHVGAASGPLPIQEQYYLGGQNTLRGYAAGRFRGDQTVLLTGEYHFPLSDLPYLHSLKGITTILFADAGDTEPFGTGFSLNLKTDYGIGIGVKTGFGPFRLDYGFSPEGNQLWISTGVTF